From Streptomyces sp. TLI_053, a single genomic window includes:
- a CDS encoding right-handed parallel beta-helix repeat-containing protein, whose product MSRHVLTVCPEQRGGPYRTIGDALAAARSGAVISVRPGRYEENLVITKMVTITAEEPRGSVRITARRGCVVQVVAEAVQLTGLVVQGEDEELPAVDVPRGQAALSDCEVVGSSWTAVLTRQQGSLAMRDCRVTNPAGAGIVETSTGTSVIEDCVIEHLGTSAVVVGERANPLLRNCVLRDARGNGVCANGEARGTFEDCEISVTDKPAVALEERSTTRLVRTAVRDTAIGVYISSEARVVLEDCVVSATTGHGIALAAGTDPELRRCSTARTAGHGIHITGRSRGHFENCEVADAEGTGIWVGEHAGPVLRGTVVRGCGGAGVELAEESAADIDRLEIRDVTGPGLSIGGGANPRVRHLTVTGAGADGIEVLRDGRGRLEGVEVTDAGRAGLRITDGADTFVGAGVVRGAKGSGVLVGKVGRAALRDCEVSGSGEDGLSVEDGGDLSCTRVRSHGNRRHGVRIGAGGRAALAQVDAVENIGDGVRLDSVEAVRLTGCTLSRNRGSGLRQTAPSERLAVEQLTSEENGLPDAHGTAAAATGSPRAEGATGSGPAAAIGNGDPGPDAEPGRAAAPAAPPGPLEVLESLVGLAGVKEQVATLVNLNKLARRRELAGMPALPMSRHLVFAGPPGTGKTTVARLYGAILADLGVLRSGHLTEVARADLVASIIGGTAIKTTEVFQQALGGVLFIDEAYTLSAGSGGSGPDFGREAIDTLVKLMEDHREDVVVIVAGYSAEITEFLASNPGLASRFSRTVEFANYEVDELVTIVERAATSHGYELAEGTGDALTLLFERMPRGEDFGNGRAARKVFEEMVDRQATRLAEQAEISDQDLAVLVPGDVGVELEPPVKEADGTEPLAELQALVGLPAAKEQVEDLVNLIRQVRRREEAGLPTATISHHLVFAGPPGTGKTTVARLYGRLLSELGVLPGGQLIETARADLVGRYVGHTAQLTKEAFDRARGGVLFVDEAYTLTPRHGGGGDFGQEAVDTLMKLMEDHRDEVVVIVAGYEDEMRHFLSSNPGLASRFSRQIDFGHYSDAEMVTIVRNHAVKAGYEIAPHTLEALGQLFAGVPRDRTFGNGRFARQTLEGMITRQAGRLSRLDVADLSELSLLLPEDIAADRSGSAV is encoded by the coding sequence ATGTCGCGCCATGTGCTGACGGTGTGCCCGGAACAGCGGGGCGGCCCGTACCGCACGATCGGCGACGCGCTCGCGGCGGCCCGCAGCGGAGCGGTGATCTCCGTCCGCCCGGGCCGCTACGAGGAGAACCTGGTCATCACCAAGATGGTCACCATCACCGCCGAGGAGCCGCGCGGCAGCGTCCGGATCACCGCCCGGCGGGGCTGCGTCGTCCAGGTGGTGGCCGAGGCCGTCCAGCTCACCGGCCTGGTCGTCCAGGGCGAGGACGAGGAGCTCCCCGCCGTCGACGTGCCGCGCGGCCAGGCAGCGCTGTCCGACTGCGAGGTGGTCGGCAGCTCCTGGACGGCCGTCCTCACCCGCCAGCAGGGTTCGCTCGCGATGCGCGACTGCCGGGTCACCAACCCGGCCGGCGCCGGCATCGTCGAGACCTCCACCGGCACCAGCGTGATCGAGGACTGCGTCATCGAGCACCTCGGCACCTCCGCCGTGGTGGTCGGCGAACGGGCCAACCCGCTGCTGCGCAACTGCGTGCTGCGCGACGCCCGCGGCAACGGCGTCTGCGCCAACGGCGAGGCCCGCGGCACCTTCGAGGACTGCGAGATCTCCGTCACCGACAAGCCCGCCGTCGCGCTGGAGGAGCGCTCCACGACCCGGCTGGTGCGCACCGCCGTCCGGGACACCGCCATCGGCGTGTACATCAGCTCCGAGGCCCGGGTGGTGCTGGAGGACTGCGTGGTCAGCGCCACCACCGGCCACGGCATCGCGCTCGCCGCAGGCACCGACCCGGAGCTGCGCCGCTGCTCCACCGCCCGCACCGCCGGTCACGGCATCCACATCACCGGCCGTTCGCGCGGCCACTTCGAGAACTGCGAGGTCGCCGACGCCGAGGGCACCGGCATCTGGGTCGGCGAGCACGCCGGTCCGGTGCTCAGGGGCACCGTGGTGCGCGGCTGCGGCGGGGCCGGCGTCGAGCTGGCCGAGGAGAGCGCCGCCGACATCGACCGGCTGGAGATCCGCGACGTCACCGGGCCCGGCCTGTCGATCGGCGGCGGCGCCAACCCCCGGGTGCGCCACCTGACCGTCACCGGCGCGGGCGCCGACGGCATCGAGGTGCTGCGGGACGGCCGGGGCCGGCTGGAGGGCGTCGAGGTGACCGACGCCGGGCGGGCCGGACTGCGGATCACCGACGGCGCGGACACCTTCGTCGGCGCCGGGGTGGTGCGCGGTGCCAAGGGCTCCGGCGTGCTGGTCGGCAAGGTCGGCCGGGCCGCGCTGCGCGACTGCGAGGTGAGCGGCTCGGGCGAGGACGGCCTGTCCGTCGAGGACGGCGGCGACCTGAGCTGCACCCGGGTCCGCAGCCACGGCAACCGCCGCCACGGCGTGCGGATCGGCGCGGGCGGGCGGGCCGCCCTGGCCCAGGTCGACGCGGTGGAGAACATCGGCGACGGGGTGCGCCTGGACTCGGTGGAGGCGGTCCGGCTGACCGGCTGCACGCTGTCCCGCAACCGGGGTTCCGGCCTGCGGCAGACGGCCCCGAGCGAGCGGCTCGCGGTGGAGCAGCTGACCAGCGAGGAGAACGGTCTGCCGGACGCCCACGGCACCGCCGCGGCCGCCACCGGCAGCCCGCGCGCCGAGGGCGCCACCGGCTCGGGCCCGGCCGCTGCCATTGGTAACGGCGACCCCGGGCCGGACGCCGAACCCGGCCGCGCCGCCGCCCCGGCCGCACCGCCCGGACCGCTGGAGGTGCTGGAGTCGCTGGTCGGCCTGGCCGGCGTCAAGGAGCAGGTCGCCACCCTGGTCAACCTCAACAAGCTGGCCCGCCGCCGCGAACTGGCCGGCATGCCGGCCCTGCCGATGAGTCGCCACCTGGTCTTCGCCGGTCCGCCCGGCACCGGCAAGACCACGGTCGCCCGGCTCTACGGCGCGATCCTCGCCGACCTGGGCGTGCTGCGCAGCGGGCACCTGACCGAGGTGGCCCGGGCCGACCTGGTCGCCTCGATCATCGGCGGCACCGCGATCAAGACCACCGAGGTGTTCCAGCAGGCGCTCGGCGGCGTGCTGTTCATCGACGAGGCGTACACCCTGTCGGCCGGTTCCGGCGGCTCCGGCCCGGACTTCGGGCGGGAGGCGATCGACACCCTGGTCAAGCTGATGGAGGACCACCGCGAGGACGTGGTGGTGATCGTGGCCGGCTACTCCGCCGAGATCACCGAGTTCCTGGCCTCCAACCCCGGTCTCGCCTCCCGGTTCAGCCGGACCGTCGAGTTCGCCAACTACGAGGTCGACGAACTGGTCACGATCGTCGAGCGGGCTGCCACGAGCCACGGCTACGAGCTCGCCGAGGGCACCGGCGACGCGCTGACGCTGCTGTTCGAGCGGATGCCGCGCGGCGAGGACTTCGGCAACGGCCGCGCGGCCCGGAAGGTCTTCGAGGAGATGGTCGACCGGCAGGCGACCCGGTTGGCGGAGCAGGCCGAGATCAGCGACCAGGACCTCGCCGTGCTCGTCCCGGGGGACGTCGGCGTCGAGCTCGAACCGCCGGTGAAGGAGGCCGACGGCACCGAGCCGCTGGCCGAGCTCCAGGCCCTGGTCGGCCTGCCCGCCGCCAAGGAGCAGGTCGAGGACCTGGTGAACCTGATCCGGCAGGTCCGCCGCCGCGAGGAGGCCGGGCTGCCCACCGCCACCATCAGCCACCACCTGGTCTTCGCCGGTCCGCCCGGTACCGGCAAGACCACGGTCGCCCGGCTCTACGGGCGGCTGCTGTCCGAGCTGGGCGTGCTGCCCGGCGGCCAGCTGATCGAGACCGCCCGGGCCGACCTGGTCGGCCGCTACGTCGGCCACACCGCCCAGCTCACCAAGGAGGCGTTCGACCGGGCCCGCGGCGGCGTCCTGTTCGTCGACGAGGCGTACACCCTGACGCCCCGGCACGGCGGCGGCGGGGACTTCGGCCAGGAGGCCGTGGACACCCTGATGAAGCTGATGGAGGACCACCGGGACGAGGTGGTGGTGATCGTGGCCGGCTACGAGGACGAGATGCGGCACTTCCTCTCCTCCAACCCCGGTCTCGCCTCCCGCTTCTCCCGGCAGATCGACTTCGGCCACTACTCCGACGCGGAGATGGTCACCATCGTGCGCAACCACGCGGTCAAGGCCGGGTACGAGATCGCGCCGCACACGCTGGAGGCGCTGGGGCAGCTGTTCGCGGGAGTCCCGCGCGACCGCACCTTCGGCAACGGCCGCTTCGCCCGGCAGACCCTGGAGGGCATGATCACCCGCCAGGCCGGGCGGCTCAGCCGGCTGGACGTCGCCGACCTCTCGGAGCTCAGCCTGCTGCTGCCCGAGGACATCGCCGCGGACCGCTCCGGCAGCGCGGTGTGA
- a CDS encoding S8 family serine peptidase, whose amino-acid sequence MSTGRGGGRLARPATAVAGGLAALAALAPAAAAGAGASGAGPLVAGPAAASTVPSVGNVVPGVTSGAAAGGAGAAAGGGAAAGGGAGTQAAEFPPLAQTLSDVRQNGCRKPSARAADRPGWSQVFLRPEAVWPLSRGAGVTVAVIGSGVDAATGSGAGPLAGRLTLGPRLHGDGDAGRDCVGHGTALATLVAGRRPADGGPAGVAPAAKVLAVAATDDAGSTNADLLARGIRAAADGGARIGLVAAPIAEPAPALADAVGYAAGKGMLLVAPVGPDSQTVNGPVYPAGYPGVLAVAGIGADGAPAGAGASGSTGGSAGSSGAAGQAGGAAAPAPGRASRVDVTAPGEGLLAAGPGGGTFTVSGPSYAAALVAGTAALVLGRSPSLTAEQLADRLRSTAYRPGTALPDPGVGWGAVDPVTAVGTPAAAGPAAVPGSADPAAADPVLVPPPPDGRPVRLASAVTGVSLGGAALLALAAAAAKVGRNRAAARAGAGSGARAGAGAPPAE is encoded by the coding sequence GTGAGCACCGGCCGAGGCGGGGGGCGGCTCGCCCGCCCCGCCACCGCGGTGGCCGGCGGCCTCGCGGCGCTCGCCGCCCTCGCTCCGGCCGCCGCCGCGGGGGCGGGTGCGTCCGGGGCCGGGCCGCTGGTGGCCGGCCCTGCGGCGGCCAGCACGGTGCCGTCCGTCGGGAACGTGGTGCCGGGTGTCACTTCGGGTGCTGCTGCCGGTGGCGCCGGTGCTGCTGCCGGGGGCGGTGCCGCCGCCGGCGGGGGTGCGGGAACGCAGGCGGCGGAGTTCCCCCCACTGGCGCAGACGCTGTCCGACGTCCGGCAGAACGGGTGCCGCAAGCCGTCCGCCCGCGCCGCGGACCGGCCCGGTTGGTCGCAGGTCTTCCTGCGGCCGGAGGCCGTCTGGCCGTTGAGCCGGGGCGCCGGGGTGACGGTGGCCGTGATCGGCTCCGGGGTGGACGCCGCGACCGGATCGGGCGCCGGCCCGCTGGCCGGGCGGCTCACGCTCGGGCCCCGACTGCACGGGGACGGCGACGCCGGCCGGGACTGCGTCGGCCACGGCACCGCGCTCGCGACCCTGGTGGCCGGCCGCCGCCCCGCCGACGGCGGCCCGGCCGGTGTCGCCCCGGCCGCGAAGGTGCTGGCCGTGGCCGCCACCGACGACGCCGGCAGCACCAACGCCGACCTGCTCGCCCGGGGCATCCGCGCGGCCGCCGACGGCGGTGCCCGGATCGGCCTGGTCGCGGCGCCGATCGCGGAGCCCGCGCCCGCCCTGGCCGACGCGGTCGGCTACGCGGCGGGGAAGGGGATGCTGCTGGTCGCCCCGGTCGGACCGGACAGCCAGACCGTGAACGGCCCGGTCTACCCCGCCGGGTACCCCGGGGTGCTCGCGGTGGCCGGGATCGGCGCCGACGGCGCACCGGCCGGTGCCGGGGCCTCCGGTTCCACCGGCGGCTCCGCGGGTTCCTCCGGTGCGGCGGGCCAGGCCGGTGGCGCCGCCGCCCCCGCCCCCGGGCGGGCCTCGCGGGTGGACGTGACCGCGCCGGGCGAGGGACTGCTGGCAGCCGGCCCCGGCGGCGGCACCTTCACGGTCTCCGGGCCGAGCTACGCCGCCGCGCTGGTGGCGGGGACGGCGGCCCTGGTGCTCGGCCGGTCGCCCTCGCTGACGGCCGAGCAGCTCGCCGACCGGCTGCGATCGACCGCCTACCGGCCCGGTACGGCGCTGCCCGATCCGGGCGTCGGCTGGGGGGCGGTGGACCCGGTGACGGCCGTGGGCACCCCGGCCGCCGCCGGTCCGGCGGCGGTCCCGGGATCCGCCGACCCGGCGGCCGCCGACCCGGTGCTGGTCCCGCCGCCGCCGGACGGGAGGCCGGTGCGGTTGGCGTCGGCGGTCACCGGGGTGAGCCTGGGCGGTGCGGCGCTGCTGGCCCTGGCGGCGGCCGCCGCCAAGGTCGGCCGCAACCGGGCGGCCGCGAGGGCCGGGGCGGGGTCGGGGGCGCGGGCCGGCGCGGGGGCACCGCCCGCGGAGTGA
- a CDS encoding sigma-70 family RNA polymerase sigma factor translates to MAIDATALAGTTSGDARVPAVPAPPAVPAAPAARPTLDQDVLAELYRLHGGYLLRAMLRVTSGDRGKAEDIVQETLLRAWQNPAAVQRGPEHSRPWLFTVARRIAIDHYRMQAARAQEVADESPEDHAGAHDPYDEVLVAQDVAVAMAELQPHHRDVLVQLHMKGRSMVEVAQVLGVPVGTVKSRSFYAVRALRPILEARGMAWAG, encoded by the coding sequence GTGGCCATCGACGCAACCGCCCTGGCCGGGACGACCTCCGGGGACGCCCGGGTACCCGCCGTGCCCGCCCCGCCTGCCGTGCCCGCCGCGCCCGCCGCCCGGCCCACCCTGGACCAGGACGTTCTCGCCGAGCTGTACCGCCTGCACGGCGGCTACCTGCTGCGCGCGATGCTCCGGGTGACCAGCGGGGACCGGGGCAAGGCGGAGGACATCGTCCAGGAGACCCTGCTGCGGGCCTGGCAGAACCCGGCGGCCGTGCAGCGCGGCCCCGAGCACAGCCGTCCGTGGCTGTTCACGGTGGCGCGCCGGATCGCCATCGACCACTACCGGATGCAGGCCGCCCGCGCCCAGGAGGTCGCCGACGAGAGCCCGGAGGACCACGCGGGCGCCCACGACCCCTACGACGAGGTGCTCGTCGCCCAGGACGTCGCGGTGGCGATGGCCGAGCTCCAGCCGCACCACCGGGACGTCCTGGTCCAGTTGCACATGAAGGGCCGGTCGATGGTCGAGGTGGCGCAGGTGCTGGGGGTGCCGGTCGGCACGGTGAAGTCCCGCAGCTTCTACGCGGTCCGCGCCCTGCGGCCGATCCTGGAGGCCCGCGGGATGGCCTGGGCGGGCTGA
- a CDS encoding CehA/McbA family metallohydrolase yields MADDVHEEKARPGRRGLLAAGAAGVLGAVAAGAGSARAEGAAAPAAPQDRTITLTGKLPTGAPDFVYLPFDVPSGVREVAVSYRYDKPTVPPGTPGNSCDIGLFDERGTDLGGRGFRGWSGGFRTEFAVSREQATPGYLPGPVRPGRWNVVLGPYQVAPQGLEYRVDVTLRFGAPGAAFTPAYPPERARGRGRAWYRGDCHLHTVHSDGRREPAEVAAGARAAGLDFIVSTDHNTSSAHGAWGPLAGPDLLILPGEEVTTRNGHWLALGLRPGEFVDWRYRSRDEALPRFARQVKRQGGLVVPAHPFCPYVACQWKFGYEHADAVEVWNGPWTYDDESAVDGWDAQLAVALRDGRSWLPAIGNSDAHSAPQVIGSPHTVVLAEDLDRDDILDGLRSGRSWLAESAAVQLDFTATGNGRQAGIGEQLTVPADAPVDVRLAVSGVPNGTVRFLTDEGQLHQESLPADGTGTVVWRTTASLAAFVRAEVRHPRADGTPGRGNAMGPDLPWGPMAALTNPIVLRARA; encoded by the coding sequence ATGGCGGACGACGTGCACGAGGAGAAGGCCCGGCCGGGCCGGCGCGGGCTACTGGCCGCGGGCGCGGCGGGCGTGCTCGGCGCGGTGGCGGCGGGGGCCGGCAGCGCCCGGGCCGAGGGAGCCGCGGCCCCGGCCGCGCCCCAGGACCGGACGATCACCCTGACCGGGAAGCTGCCGACCGGCGCACCCGACTTCGTGTACCTGCCGTTCGACGTCCCGTCCGGCGTCCGCGAGGTCGCGGTCTCCTACCGGTACGACAAGCCCACCGTGCCGCCCGGCACCCCGGGCAACTCCTGCGACATCGGGCTGTTCGACGAGCGCGGCACCGACCTCGGCGGCCGGGGCTTCCGCGGCTGGTCCGGCGGCTTCCGGACCGAGTTCGCGGTGAGCCGGGAGCAGGCCACGCCCGGATACCTGCCGGGGCCGGTCCGCCCGGGCCGCTGGAACGTCGTCCTCGGCCCGTACCAGGTCGCGCCGCAGGGGCTGGAGTACCGGGTCGACGTCACACTGCGGTTCGGGGCGCCCGGCGCCGCGTTCACCCCCGCCTACCCGCCGGAGCGCGCCCGGGGGCGCGGCCGCGCCTGGTACCGGGGCGACTGCCACCTGCACACCGTGCACTCCGACGGGCGCCGCGAACCCGCCGAGGTGGCCGCCGGGGCGCGCGCGGCCGGGCTGGACTTCATCGTGTCCACCGACCACAACACCTCCTCCGCCCACGGCGCCTGGGGCCCGCTGGCCGGACCGGACCTGCTGATCCTGCCCGGCGAGGAGGTCACCACCCGCAACGGCCACTGGCTGGCGCTGGGCCTGCGCCCGGGCGAGTTCGTCGACTGGCGCTACCGCTCCCGCGACGAGGCCCTCCCCCGGTTCGCCCGCCAGGTGAAGCGGCAGGGCGGCCTGGTGGTGCCGGCGCACCCGTTCTGCCCGTACGTGGCCTGCCAGTGGAAGTTCGGGTACGAGCACGCGGACGCGGTCGAGGTGTGGAACGGCCCCTGGACGTACGACGACGAGTCGGCCGTGGACGGCTGGGACGCCCAGCTGGCGGTGGCGCTGCGCGACGGGCGTTCCTGGCTGCCCGCGATCGGCAACAGCGACGCCCACAGTGCCCCGCAGGTGATCGGCTCGCCGCACACCGTGGTGCTCGCCGAGGACCTCGACCGCGACGACATCCTCGACGGACTACGGTCCGGCCGCAGCTGGCTCGCCGAATCGGCCGCCGTCCAGCTCGACTTCACGGCGACCGGGAACGGCCGGCAGGCCGGGATCGGCGAGCAGCTGACCGTGCCCGCGGACGCGCCGGTGGACGTCCGGCTGGCCGTCTCCGGGGTGCCGAACGGCACGGTGCGGTTCCTGACCGACGAGGGCCAGCTGCACCAGGAGTCGCTGCCCGCCGACGGCACGGGCACGGTGGTCTGGCGGACGACCGCCTCGCTCGCCGCGTTCGTCCGGGCCGAGGTGCGGCACCCGAGGGCCGACGGGACCCCGGGCCGGGGCAACGCGATGGGCCCGGACCTCCCCTGGGGCCCGATGGCCGCGCTCACCAACCCGATCGTGCTGCGGGCCCGGGCGTAG
- a CDS encoding polysaccharide deacetylase family protein gives MSLSRRTLLAAAAGAALAACAPTTSPAPPGPTVAPGAPVPTAPLVTGAAPVPASEPAASTPTASPTAAPTPAPTPEAPAPDAPVPEVPAPAPVPAAVPTRASVVARYADAAPAAWGLDVPGVLTTLPRAAAPAVALTFDACGGPGGSGYDAALVATLRSHGVPATLFLNARWIDANPAVFEDLAADPLFEIANHGTAHRPLSVTGRPAYGIAGTRDPGEVHDEIAGNLAKLTALLGRPPAFFRSGTAHYDDVATRIAADLGQRIAGFSTNADGGATLPAAQVRRELLDTAPGGIVIAHMNHPTAGTAPGLAAALPTLLAAGRTFTRLSDAFR, from the coding sequence ATGTCACTCAGTCGGCGGACCCTCCTGGCGGCCGCGGCCGGCGCCGCCCTGGCCGCCTGCGCGCCGACGACGAGCCCCGCGCCGCCCGGGCCGACGGTGGCGCCCGGTGCGCCCGTCCCGACCGCGCCGCTCGTGACCGGTGCGGCGCCCGTCCCGGCCTCGGAGCCGGCGGCCTCCACGCCGACCGCGAGCCCGACGGCCGCTCCCACCCCGGCCCCGACCCCCGAGGCCCCCGCCCCCGACGCGCCCGTGCCCGAGGTCCCCGCGCCGGCCCCCGTTCCCGCCGCCGTCCCCACCCGGGCCTCCGTCGTCGCCCGCTACGCCGACGCCGCCCCCGCCGCCTGGGGCCTCGACGTCCCCGGCGTGCTGACCACCCTCCCCAGGGCCGCCGCCCCCGCCGTCGCGCTCACCTTCGACGCCTGCGGCGGTCCCGGCGGCTCGGGCTACGACGCCGCCCTCGTCGCCACCCTCCGCAGCCACGGCGTCCCCGCCACCCTCTTCCTGAACGCCCGCTGGATCGACGCCAACCCCGCCGTCTTCGAGGACCTCGCCGCCGACCCGCTGTTCGAGATCGCCAACCACGGCACCGCCCACCGCCCCCTCTCCGTCACCGGCCGCCCGGCCTACGGCATCGCCGGCACCCGCGACCCCGGCGAGGTCCACGACGAGATCGCGGGGAACCTCGCCAAGCTCACCGCCCTCCTCGGCCGCCCGCCCGCCTTCTTCCGTTCCGGCACCGCCCACTACGACGACGTCGCCACCCGGATCGCCGCAGACCTCGGCCAGCGGATCGCCGGCTTCAGCACCAACGCCGACGGCGGCGCCACCCTCCCCGCCGCCCAGGTCCGCCGGGAACTCCTCGACACCGCGCCGGGCGGCATCGTCATCGCCCACATGAACCACCCCACCGCCGGCACCGCCCCCGGCCTGGCCGCCGCCCTCCCCACCCTCCTCGCCGCCGGCCGGACCTTCACCCGCCTCTCCGACGCCTTCCGCTGA